TGCTTCTGTTACTGTTTGTGAAGTTTGTCTagtttcctcatttttcagTGATCATATTTCAGCAGGGTTTATGGATGGCTTATGCTTCAGTGCTTTATGAATGCTACTGTCAGAAtatgggattttatttttgggGTGGTTGTTTTATTGCATGTTTCAGGGTGGGAGTTTTTTGTATTACACCGTAGCTGTAGCTGTTCTTAGTGTGTTTGGAACTGCATAGCGGCAAGGTGGCATAAACTCTGGTTTGGAAGTAAAAAATAGTCATGACAGGACATCGCTTCCCTTACTCAGTTGTAATGGAAGTAACAAAAACATCTTGTGCTAGCCACCTCCAGTTGTAGGTTTTGGTGAAGATTGGTATAGTGACCTAATTTTCCTGTGAATTTTTCAGGGTTGGAAATGCAGTATGAGCATCAAAGTTGCTTTGCTGTGATTGGCACTTGCTACACTACAGAATCCTTCTAGTTCCTAAGTCACCTTTTCTTTTAGGTTACGTTATCTACCGTGTCCGTGTTCGCCGTGGTGGTCGTAAACGCCCAGTCCCGAAAGGTGCAACCTATGGTAAACCTGTGCATCATGGTGTTAACCAGCTGAAGTTTGCCCGGAGTCTTCAGTCTGTAGCAGAGGTGACTGTTTTGGTTATTGCTTAGAAACTTGGTGGTAGGAAGGTCTGTCTTAATCtgtaaaagctgaaaatactCAGAGACAAAAATACCCGAAACAACTGTTTTGTTAATGTGTTGGGTAAAAGATCCTGGATACTGATGGCCGGAAAGCACCAGAATGTCTTGAAAAGCTGTATtgagacaaatgaaaaaactaTTCGGATTTTACAAATGGGATCTGGGAAAAGTACTACTTCGGTGGTTTATTGATGTTCACAGCATATACTTATTTCTAAAGTACGCCACAATGTTTGTAGTGAAAAATAGACAAAGATTGGTGGTTAACTTGTTTTTAGGTGAGATGCTGTTACCCAGTGAAATACTCAAAATGGAAACTTCCATTCAATGAGATTTTTAAGTTTCATTATGTCACAGCAGTAGTGTTGAAGAGATGTAGTTCTCACAGTTAGAATTAATACTAGTCTGCACTCAAGAGATACATTGTGAAAGAATGGAGACTACCTGTTGCCTTTCCATGTGGAAGCAGAAGGCTTCTCTGTTCCCAGGACTTCAAAAATATTCGTAACTGACTTCAGCAAGTTGAATATGGTcggtttttttaagaggaaaaaaaccaaaaacctaaATGGGACATgctaatttaaaagaaacacagacaATGAGTTTAAGTTAAAAACGCAATTCTGCGTTTTCAGTGCTCATGCATGCTATTACGAGATATCTGATGGCTATTCACATGCTGACTTGTGGTGACAGCTCATGGAAGAGGTTATTGGCCCTCAGTTTTAGTTGCAAGTTTTCTGAATCTGACATGCTCTTTCCTGGAACACTTAACATTTTTCAGGTAGAAATACTACAGAAATATAAAACCTCCGTTGTAGCTACCATCCGCACATAGGAGCTGGTTGAGGGTGGTTGGTGTGTTAACGTTTACTATATGTGTTGCTCTCAACTGCTGGAATAAAACAAGGACTTGAAAGAATTTTATTACATATGCAGAAAATAGTCAAGTGCTGTTCAGTGGAAGACTGTAGTAATAGGTTGGGATCGCATTGGGCTAGAAGATGGGGGGGCTCCATTGGTTCATACTTTTCCGCAGTGATGATAAAGTCCTAGGATTAAACACACTTTTAGTGCTTTAAATCAGGAGCATTCTTGACAGGAGAGACAGATGGAGTTGCATAACtgatattttctgctttgttttgttttctaaactaAGACTGCTTCTTTCCAACCACAAGTGAGGATAGGAATAGCAAGCACTAATATACAAGCAGTGGAACAAAGACTTGTTTCatcagctgtttcttttctcctatcAGTACAGGCTTACTCTCTCCAGAAATGTCTTTCTCCCCTGTAGCTTCAGATGTGCAAATTGATCAGTCTTTCATAACTTCCCACAAAAGATTGTTCCATGGCCCCAAGTGCAGCTTGTgctctttattttcatcttcacGTTATTTTTAACTCTGTGTATTTGCTTATTGGATGCTTCTGTGTACAGAGTAGTGCCTTCTTTTCTCAACCAACCACCTTCCTCCTTACATTCTTGAAAACATGGTTCATGTAGGAATCcaagcagccttttttttttttttaacacagcagTCCTTTCAGCTTTCCTTATGTCTTTGCAACTGGAAGGGGAACGGTTCTTTTAGGAAGAGGGTGTCTCAGGGCAAATAGAAATTTCTAGCGCGTATGAAATTTTAGGTTTGAGTTATTCATATCTTTTTGCACGAAGAGTGCCCTGCATCCATGATTTTACAgccttctgcatttcttttcttcctttaggaACGTGCTGGCCGTCACTGTGGGGCTCTGAGAGTCTTGAACTCGTATTGGGTGGGTGAAGATTCTACTTACAAGTTTTTCGAAGTGATCCTGATTGATCCCTTCCATAAGACCATCAGGCGCAACCCTGATACCCAATGGATCACCAAGCCTGTCCACAAGCACAGAGAGATGCGTGGGCTGACATCGGCCGGGCGGAAGAGTCGTGGCCTTGGCAAGGGCCACAAATTCCACCACACCATTGGTGGCTCACGTCGTGCTGCCTGGAGAAGGCGCAATACCCTGCAGCTGCACCGTTACCGTTAATTCTTGTAAATGTAACAATCCAATAAAGCTGATGCGGGTTGTTGAATTTAACcagtgcttctgctgcttcttggtTTATGTGGAGGAGTGTCAAATTCTCCAGGAGTTCAGTTGTTTCCatattttgaaaggtttttgaaaatgtaatttgataTTTGTGAAGATTGTGGGCCCCAAGCATAGAGTTCTGTGATGGGCTTCACTTTTGATAAGACTGAAAAGACATGTGCAGTGTGAATTGAAAGCTTAATGGCTAGTCcatgttcttttttctgttggtCTGAGCATACTTCTTCACTGTCTGCAGGTCGGGGTCTCTGTGTTCTGTGCTTAGACTGAAGGCCAGCTTTGATCTTGTGCAATGAGATGTAAACTTAAAGTgctagtttattttttataggTCATTAAATACTAAcggcaattttatttttcaagttctgTTTTTTTGTATGTCTTCAGTGTGAAACCAGCTCTTGCCCCTGTGTTATCTGCAAACGTAGGCTAAATCGACTAAGCACAGAATAGAAAACTAAGGCTTGCTCTGTTCATTGAGGtgcacagtattttaaatatagacATTTCACAAAGAATTATGCAGTGTTTTAAGTTGACTAGTACAGTACTGACTGTAGAGTAGGTATTACTTCATTTGTGCAAGATTCCAGGatgttcattttacattttgcagtgtttcttaGACCAGAACAGAGAACATTTCTCTGGTGTTAGAGCTGCATTCTGATTTACTCTGCATAGTTAGGTGGTATAAATAATCACATTTGGATGACAGTTATAACCATAGATGAATGTATTTTAGGCTACATTTTGTGAAATTACAGTGTGACCTTTCAGCACGAAGTCAGCTTGCACATAAATGCTGAGAGGAGAATAACTGCAATTTCTGGTAAATTAGCTGCACGACTGTCCTAGCTTCCACAGATTTCGTACCACGTCCATTGGGTAGTGATAGGAAAAGGGATCAATAGAAGGCCCAAGAAGTAGCTGTGTCTTCCTAGAGCTTCAGTTTGGGATATGGAAAGGTTTTTAAACAACAGGAAACTAATGCTGAGACTGAAATGTCCAAGATTTGCCCTTCAACTGAGAAATGAACTTACCTTGTTCTTTAAGTTCTTACAGGAGGACTGTGGTCTGAAGAAGAGACTCTTTGGCAGCGTTAAAGCCAGGAAGAACAGCGCAAGAGCAACAGCTCAATCCTATGCCATGTTTTGTTCAGctcaaacaagcaaaaaaattaaaaaggattcTTTCGTAGCTATGCTAAAAAGTGCTATCTGCTCCTCTAAAGAAGGGGGGTTTTTAACCTTTCCTGTGGGGGAGGAACTAGTATTGGGAAGAGGATTATTGAAAGCAGCTCCTGTGATGGTGTAGGACAGAAAATGGAAGTTCCTAAGAGCAGGCTCCTAGGAGTCTGATGATGCTGTACTAGAGCTCGTTAAGCTGTGCAGGACCCTTGCCATTGATGGGGGAAGGTGGTTGGGCAGTCAGCACTAATGCTGTGTCATTTGCCAGGGTTCAAAGCTTCTAGCGCATGGGAGATGTCTTCAGTGAGACTTGCCTGAGGTTTCCTTCCCCTCATGGTCCTGTAGCTTTTTGAACTTTAAAATAGGGGGGAAATACTATCCCCTCCAAAGTTTGTTGAACTCTACTGATAAAAGTGTATGTAAGAGAGTATGGTATTGATCAGACTAACTAAGGAATTTGAAACAGATGGTGCTGTCTTCAGCAGGAGCTTTGGGTACGTACAGCTCATCCCATCTTCAGGAAATCAGATGGCCTTAGCATTTTCTCACACTGGAAGTGTCTAACGCACTGTTAAACAGtgttttgggttggaaggaggGGAAATTGCGGTGCAGTGTTTGTGTGAAGAGCAAAGGCAAATTATtaaaatctgtgtttaaaaaaggcaaaacattgAGGAAAActtttgtttggggttgttAGCTTGGGAAGCCAGGCTTAGGTTATGTGATCTCTGCCTTTCCTACTTGATGGGTTTTGAACCTGCTGTGCAAGTTCAACAGAGATTGCAAGTCTGCGTTCCTTACGAGTTTGGTGAAAATCAGTCATCTGAGACAGTAGTCCTAGTGAAAGGCTGTTACTTGAGTTCGACCCCCCCTTATACACCAAGAGTCTGCCTGAAACATGGGTACTAAGCTGTAGCTGAAGGGGGTTGGggcaagggaagggaagaggaagcatCAGGAATTTAACTGGTGAGATTATTAAGACACAGGAATCCAGTAGTTGGTTTACAAGCCATCCACTTGGCTCTGCTTGCAGGACTGCTTATTCCTCAGTCTGAACAGGCATGTTGTAGACAAAATATCTCTGGTTTCTAGGCAAGACATAATGAGTACCCCAGTtaaactgcagagaaacagtGCCAGCCTGTTTCAGCCTGATACCAGGTGCTGTTGAAAGTAGTTGACTGTAAGCTTTTATTAGGCTGGATTTCACTTTTGTGTAAGCTGCCTAGATTAACTAATAGCTTAGCCTTTGGTAGAAGGTGAGGGCCTGGTAAGTGATTCAGCCCCTGTTAGAAACTAATTCTGTACTCCTGAAGGGTGGGATGTGTAAAAACAGATTGTAATTTAGCATGTTCTTTAAAGAAGCAAGTAGTACACTCCCTTCCACGTAGCTAATAGAAGTGCTCATTACTTGGCAGCACTAGCTAAGTTGAAAAGTACAGACTGACTAATCAACAGCGAGTGTTAATTGTTTCCTTGCATTGTCTCCGAAGCATTGGTGCAAGgcagctgtgtgctgctgggCGAGGGACGCCGGCGTGCTGCCTGCGGTAGGCACAGATGCTGATGGAGGGGGTGGTTGGCTCCTTCCTTGCAGCAGAAGGTCATTGAATATCACTGGTGATTTTGTGGGGGtcttaaaatgaagtaattagCGATGGAGGAGAGTAATAGCTGGACTTGCTCGCTTGTCTCTGTCCTTGTAATGCAGTGCTTGTTCACTGGCCTTGACCCAGTGAGAAAAGTGACTGCATGTGAACGGTCCCGTCCAGCTAATGAATTAAAAAGCTAGACTCTAAAAACAGCCTGATTCCTACTCTTATCTACTCAGTCTCCAAGATGGGAAAAAACACCATCTTTTTTGCCATTGTATGgctcttttcttttgcagcacacacaggtcTAGTTCTGAGAGTATCAAGCCAATACCAAGAGCGGTGGAAACACTGGTTCAGCCACAGAAAAAGCAATCTGGATTTGAATCGGACGCTCTTCGGGGGCTTTGAGCAAGCACCAACTTTTTCGTCCAATCATTTTCAAGTAATTGCTTGAAATGTAAAGCTGTCTAAAAGGATAGAGAGCCTGTGGGTTGTTCTTTTCATGTGTCAAGGTTCTGA
This Gavia stellata isolate bGavSte3 chromosome 6, bGavSte3.hap2, whole genome shotgun sequence DNA region includes the following protein-coding sequences:
- the RPL15 gene encoding large ribosomal subunit protein eL15, translated to MGAYKYIQELWRKKQSDVMRFLLRVRCWQYRQLSALHRAPRPTRPDKARRLGYKAKQGYVIYRVRVRRGGRKRPVPKGATYGKPVHHGVNQLKFARSLQSVAEERAGRHCGALRVLNSYWVGEDSTYKFFEVILIDPFHKTIRRNPDTQWITKPVHKHREMRGLTSAGRKSRGLGKGHKFHHTIGGSRRAAWRRRNTLQLHRYR